In one window of Burkholderia sp. NRF60-BP8 DNA:
- a CDS encoding DUF2471 family protein, producing MTEEQDLAALSFKAAAHDLELIVRHIAGRYIRQRVPLTWRLLHAIEAEALADLGFASRHDAGMRQLFERPSDMTFPETDDPIDFGRSNALPAVFSFAVLAYEAAATTHDTARPARAHRQTKAWGD from the coding sequence ATGACAGAAGAACAAGACTTGGCCGCGCTCAGCTTCAAGGCTGCCGCGCACGACCTCGAATTGATCGTTCGCCATATCGCCGGGCGCTACATCCGCCAGCGCGTGCCGCTGACGTGGCGCCTGCTGCACGCGATCGAAGCCGAAGCGCTCGCCGATCTCGGCTTCGCCAGCCGGCACGACGCCGGCATGCGTCAACTGTTCGAACGGCCGTCGGACATGACGTTTCCCGAAACGGACGATCCGATCGACTTCGGGCGCTCGAATGCGTTGCCCGCGGTCTTTTCGTTCGCCGTTCTCGCGTACGAAGCCGCGGCAACGACGCACGATACCGCGCGTCCCGCGCGCGCTCACCGCCAAACCAAGGCGTGGGGCGACTGA
- a CDS encoding tyrosine-type recombinase/integrase, which yields MSLPASPDTTAPPEEKDLFDRDASDWVVSPEAAFDAWLAMQDYRRSSADVYRAQWGAFLAWMRAHQKNLATVDTPTIANFVGELPIKKTQRMRYLRLIERVLDHVRRTEYASTNPARFIAQDGEANWRKARDNEPTGFLTPAERATLLAYLFSPIGVSGSAYWKERRDRALVAAFLGAGIKTGEARALTISCINTSTTSLRIESTHPDYARDTHLASFAIALLEAWLTERKRQQIPGELVFPASHAGRPMHKATMLRAIDAIVESAGLTSSRTARASPQTLRNTYAAELFEHDVPPERVGKWLGFMRPISSNRLHRAWKNWRDGLADSSGDASDRDETH from the coding sequence ATGTCCCTTCCCGCCTCTCCCGACACCACTGCCCCGCCGGAAGAAAAGGATCTGTTCGACCGCGATGCGTCCGACTGGGTCGTCTCGCCCGAAGCCGCGTTCGACGCGTGGCTGGCCATGCAGGACTATCGCCGCTCGTCGGCCGATGTCTATCGCGCACAATGGGGCGCGTTTCTCGCGTGGATGCGTGCACATCAAAAGAACCTGGCGACGGTCGATACGCCGACCATCGCGAACTTCGTCGGCGAGTTGCCGATCAAGAAAACGCAGCGGATGCGCTATCTTCGGCTGATCGAGCGTGTGCTCGATCATGTCCGCCGCACCGAGTACGCATCGACCAACCCGGCCCGCTTCATTGCTCAGGATGGCGAAGCGAACTGGCGCAAGGCCCGCGACAACGAACCGACCGGTTTCCTCACGCCGGCGGAGCGCGCGACGTTGCTCGCGTATCTGTTTTCGCCAATCGGCGTATCGGGTTCCGCGTACTGGAAGGAACGTCGCGACCGGGCGCTCGTCGCCGCATTTCTCGGTGCCGGCATCAAAACCGGAGAAGCGCGCGCACTTACGATTAGTTGCATCAATACGAGCACGACGTCGCTGCGGATCGAGTCGACGCATCCGGATTACGCGCGCGACACCCATCTGGCCTCGTTCGCGATCGCGTTGCTCGAAGCCTGGCTCACCGAACGCAAACGCCAGCAGATTCCGGGAGAGCTCGTGTTCCCCGCATCGCATGCCGGGCGGCCGATGCACAAGGCGACGATGCTGCGCGCGATCGACGCGATCGTCGAATCGGCCGGGCTCACGTCGTCACGCACCGCGCGTGCAAGCCCGCAAACCTTGCGCAACACCTACGCGGCCGAACTGTTCGAGCACGACGTGCCGCCCGAGCGCGTAGGCAAATGGCTGGGCTTCATGCGGCCGATCTCGTCGAATCGCCTGCATCGCGCCTGGAAAAACTGGCGCGACGGGCTGGCCGATAGCAGCGGTGATGCGTCCGACCGCGACGAAACTCACTGA
- the tdh gene encoding L-threonine 3-dehydrogenase: MKALAKLERGPGLTLTRVKRPEVGHNDVLIKIRRTAICGTDIHIWKWDDWAQKTIPVPMHVGHEYVGEIVEMGQEVRGFAIGDRVSGEGHITCGFCRNCRAGRRHLCRNTVGVGVNREGAFAEYLAIPAFNAFKIPPEISDDLASIFDPFGNATHTALSFNLVGEDVLITGAGPIGIMAVAIAKHVGARNVVITDINDYRLSLARKMGATRAVNVARESLRDVMADLHMTEGFDVGLEMSGVPSAFTSLLEAMNHGGKVALLGIPPAQTAIDWNQVIFKGLEIKGIYGREMFETWYKMVAMLQSGLDLSPIITHRFAADDYEQGFAAMLSGESGKVILDWTV; this comes from the coding sequence ATGAAAGCACTGGCAAAGCTCGAACGCGGCCCCGGCCTCACGCTCACGCGCGTGAAGCGCCCCGAAGTCGGCCACAACGACGTGCTGATCAAGATCCGCCGCACGGCGATCTGCGGCACCGATATCCATATCTGGAAGTGGGACGACTGGGCGCAGAAGACGATTCCGGTGCCGATGCACGTCGGCCACGAATACGTCGGCGAGATCGTCGAGATGGGGCAGGAAGTGCGCGGTTTCGCGATCGGCGATCGCGTGTCCGGCGAAGGTCACATCACGTGCGGTTTTTGCCGCAACTGTCGCGCCGGGCGCCGGCATCTGTGCCGCAACACGGTGGGCGTCGGCGTGAACCGCGAAGGCGCGTTCGCCGAATACCTGGCGATTCCGGCGTTCAACGCGTTCAAGATTCCGCCGGAGATCTCCGACGATCTCGCGTCGATCTTCGATCCGTTCGGCAACGCGACGCATACGGCGCTGTCGTTCAATCTGGTCGGCGAAGACGTGCTGATCACCGGCGCGGGCCCGATCGGCATCATGGCCGTCGCGATCGCGAAGCACGTCGGCGCGCGCAACGTCGTCATCACCGACATCAACGACTATCGGCTTTCGCTCGCGCGCAAGATGGGCGCGACGCGCGCGGTCAACGTCGCGCGCGAGTCGCTGCGCGACGTCATGGCCGACCTGCACATGACCGAAGGCTTCGACGTCGGTCTCGAGATGTCCGGCGTGCCGAGCGCGTTCACGAGCCTGCTCGAGGCGATGAATCACGGCGGCAAGGTCGCGCTGCTCGGCATCCCGCCCGCGCAGACGGCGATCGACTGGAATCAGGTGATCTTCAAGGGGCTCGAGATCAAGGGCATCTACGGCCGCGAAATGTTCGAGACCTGGTACAAGATGGTCGCGATGCTGCAAAGCGGCCTCGACCTGTCGCCGATCATCACGCATCGCTTCGCGGCCGACGACTACGAGCAAGGCTTCGCCGCGATGCTGTCCGGCGAAAGCGGCAAGGTGATTCTCGACTGGACGGTCTGA
- a CDS encoding glycine C-acetyltransferase: protein MRDAFLAQVRGTLDQIRADGFYKTEREIASPQAAAVRLAGGAGVLNFCANNYLGLANDPRLIDAAKAGLDQDGFGMASVRFICGTQTVHKQLESALAAFLGTEDSILYSSCFDANGGLFETLLDENDAVISDELNHASIIDGIRLCKAKRLRYKNNDLSDLEAKLKEADAAGARHKLIATDGVFSMDGIIADLKGICDLADRYGALVMVDDSHAVGFIGTHGRGTPEHCGVEGRVDIVTGTLGKALGGASGGYVAARREVIELLRQRSRPYLFSNTLTPSIAAASLKVLELLGSDEGATLRERVRENGARFRKQMTEAGFTLVPGAHPIIPVMLGDAQLATNMADKLLGEGVYVIGFSFPVVPRGRARIRTQMSAAHTPEQIDQAVAAFVRVGQSLGIV from the coding sequence ATGCGTGATGCCTTTCTCGCCCAGGTGCGCGGGACGCTCGACCAGATCCGCGCGGACGGTTTTTACAAGACCGAGCGCGAGATCGCGAGTCCCCAGGCGGCAGCCGTGCGGCTCGCCGGCGGCGCCGGCGTGCTCAATTTCTGCGCGAACAACTATCTGGGTCTGGCGAACGATCCGCGCCTGATCGATGCGGCGAAAGCCGGCCTCGACCAGGACGGCTTCGGCATGGCATCGGTGCGCTTCATCTGCGGCACGCAAACCGTCCACAAGCAACTGGAAAGCGCGCTGGCCGCGTTTCTCGGCACCGAGGACAGCATCCTCTATTCGAGCTGCTTCGACGCGAACGGCGGGCTGTTCGAGACGCTGCTCGACGAGAACGACGCCGTGATCAGCGACGAGCTGAATCACGCGAGCATCATCGACGGCATTCGCCTGTGCAAGGCGAAGCGTCTGCGCTACAAGAACAACGATCTTTCCGACCTCGAGGCGAAGCTCAAGGAAGCCGACGCCGCGGGCGCGCGCCACAAGCTGATCGCGACCGACGGCGTGTTCTCGATGGACGGCATCATCGCCGATCTCAAAGGCATCTGCGATCTCGCCGATCGCTACGGCGCGCTCGTGATGGTCGACGATTCGCACGCGGTCGGCTTCATCGGCACGCACGGCCGCGGCACGCCCGAGCACTGCGGCGTCGAAGGCCGCGTCGACATCGTCACGGGCACGCTCGGCAAGGCGCTCGGCGGTGCCTCGGGCGGCTATGTCGCCGCGCGTCGCGAGGTGATCGAGCTGCTGCGCCAGCGCTCGCGTCCCTATCTGTTCTCGAACACGCTCACGCCGAGCATCGCCGCGGCGTCGCTGAAGGTGCTGGAGCTGCTCGGCAGCGACGAGGGCGCGACGCTGCGCGAGCGTGTGCGCGAGAACGGCGCGCGGTTCCGCAAGCAGATGACCGAAGCCGGCTTCACGCTCGTGCCCGGCGCGCATCCGATCATCCCGGTGATGCTCGGCGATGCCCAGCTCGCGACGAACATGGCCGACAAGCTGCTCGGCGAGGGCGTCTACGTGATCGGCTTCTCGTTCCCCGTCGTGCCGCGCGGCCGCGCGCGCATTCGCACGCAGATGAGCGCTGCGCATACGCCCGAACAGATTGACCAGGCGGTTGCCGCGTTCGTGCGCGTCGGCCAGTCGCTCGGCATCGTCTGA
- a CDS encoding nuclear transport factor 2 family protein, with product MSASPEVRPPVPPFTLETARQKVRAAEDAWNTRDPQRVSLAYTPQSRWRNRAEFVTGRDEIVGLLQRKWTRELDYRLIKELWAFGGNRIAVRFAYEWHDDAGNWFRSYGNENWEFDENGLMAHRHASINDLPIREADRLYRWPLGRRPDDHPGLSDLGL from the coding sequence ATGTCCGCTTCCCCCGAAGTTCGTCCGCCCGTTCCGCCGTTCACGCTCGAAACGGCGCGCCAGAAGGTGCGCGCCGCCGAGGACGCATGGAACACGCGCGACCCGCAACGCGTGTCGCTCGCCTATACGCCGCAAAGCCGCTGGCGCAATCGCGCGGAGTTCGTGACGGGCCGCGACGAGATCGTCGGGCTGCTGCAGCGGAAGTGGACGCGCGAACTCGACTACCGCCTGATCAAGGAGCTGTGGGCGTTCGGCGGCAACCGCATCGCGGTGCGCTTTGCGTACGAGTGGCATGACGATGCGGGCAACTGGTTCCGTTCGTACGGCAACGAGAACTGGGAGTTCGATGAAAACGGCCTGATGGCGCATCGTCACGCGAGCATCAACGATCTGCCGATTCGCGAGGCGGACCGTCTTTATCGCTGGCCGCTCGGCCGTCGTCCGGACGATCATCCGGGACTGTCCGACCTCGGGCTGTGA
- a CDS encoding TetR/AcrR family transcriptional regulator, translated as MNTSPDTSGEPSVRDRLLDAAEALIYSGGIHATGVDAIVKRSGAARKSFYSHFESKEALVVAALERRDERWMRWFVDATLARGKAPRAQLLGMFDVLRDWFGQPDFHGCAFLNASGEIPDADDPVRVVARMHKARLLAFVRERFDALADETGIERRGLARIARQWLVLIDGAIGVALVSGDANAARDARATAELLLDTVSR; from the coding sequence ATGAACACATCTCCCGACACCTCCGGCGAACCCAGCGTTCGCGACCGGCTGCTCGACGCGGCCGAAGCGCTGATCTATTCGGGCGGCATCCATGCGACGGGCGTCGATGCGATCGTCAAGCGATCCGGTGCGGCACGAAAGAGCTTTTATTCGCATTTCGAATCGAAAGAGGCGTTGGTGGTCGCCGCGCTCGAACGTCGCGACGAGCGCTGGATGCGCTGGTTCGTCGACGCCACGCTGGCGCGCGGCAAGGCGCCGCGCGCGCAGCTGCTCGGCATGTTCGACGTGCTGCGCGACTGGTTCGGGCAGCCCGACTTTCACGGCTGCGCGTTCCTGAATGCGTCAGGCGAGATACCCGACGCCGACGATCCCGTGCGCGTCGTCGCCCGCATGCACAAGGCGCGCCTGCTGGCGTTCGTGCGCGAGCGCTTCGACGCCCTTGCCGATGAAACCGGCATCGAGCGCCGCGGGCTCGCACGCATCGCGCGTCAGTGGCTCGTGTTGATCGACGGCGCGATCGGCGTGGCGCTCGTCAGTGGCGATGCAAACGCCGCGCGCGATGCGCGCGCGACGGCTGAACTGCTGCTCGATACCGTATCGCGGTAG
- a CDS encoding helix-turn-helix domain-containing protein: protein MASSSGSRRTRADAAPQPPAATPPRVGEQIQRLRNERKLTLDDLSRAAGVSKSMLSEIERDKANPTIAVAWRLTNALGITLDELFSQPKAPETIRVDGPHDIPTLAGHDGRYQLRVWGPIDLAGKFEWYELTLPGGGALVSNAHEPGTREHLTVLQGAMEIEAAAASRRLKAGDTARYPADEPHAIRNPGKTEARALLIVIHR, encoded by the coding sequence ATGGCAAGTTCCTCCGGATCGCGGCGCACGCGCGCCGACGCCGCCCCGCAGCCGCCGGCCGCGACCCCGCCGCGCGTGGGCGAGCAGATCCAGCGGCTGCGCAACGAGCGCAAGCTGACGCTCGACGACCTGTCGCGCGCAGCCGGCGTATCGAAATCGATGCTCTCCGAGATCGAACGCGACAAGGCCAACCCGACGATCGCCGTCGCGTGGCGGCTGACGAACGCGCTCGGCATCACGCTCGACGAACTGTTCTCGCAACCGAAGGCGCCCGAGACGATCCGCGTGGACGGCCCGCACGACATTCCGACGCTCGCGGGCCACGACGGCCGGTACCAGTTGCGCGTATGGGGCCCGATCGACCTCGCCGGCAAGTTCGAGTGGTACGAACTGACGCTGCCGGGCGGCGGCGCACTGGTATCGAACGCGCACGAACCCGGCACGCGCGAGCACCTCACCGTGCTGCAGGGCGCGATGGAAATCGAAGCCGCCGCGGCCAGCCGGCGCCTGAAGGCGGGCGACACCGCGCGCTACCCGGCCGACGAGCCGCATGCGATCCGCAATCCCGGCAAGACCGAAGCGCGGGCCTTGTTGATCGTGATACATCGCTGA
- a CDS encoding DNA-binding protein, producing MTLDEMRQVIRQELESLRASGARRQELSLHACKRLFFDLGIRPSAANVRDLTQTGSASDIPKDIDHFWERIRSASKIRLDGAAIPKAVEEKAGALLGALYEEALKAARDSLDGDREQVRADMADAEQRLRDATVRQETLEGALARGEARNEQLQARVTELEVQLASQTTHGSASEATLLTTVARLEKELAAAASRIDAEQAQNAALRDRIDALQAELQQRTEHYAQQIKDAVAEAERRVKPMLVELDSLRSMASTYQSGLRDVQRKEFDFLQQLSSAKARADRLEEQLRAQSDELDRATRDMSSLRANRGMNPEIAGLLRRLADAGQLDADAYAAIGTSLDHEIPAPTRCPHCDGEPELSHGDEGFEVTCPECEHASGAWPSRFEAAARFAHT from the coding sequence ATGACCTTGGACGAAATGCGTCAAGTCATTCGGCAAGAACTGGAATCGCTGCGCGCCAGCGGTGCACGGCGCCAGGAATTGTCGCTGCACGCGTGCAAGCGCTTGTTCTTCGATCTTGGTATCCGGCCGTCGGCCGCGAACGTCCGCGATCTCACCCAGACCGGCAGCGCCAGCGATATCCCGAAAGACATCGATCACTTCTGGGAACGCATCCGTTCCGCGTCCAAAATCAGGCTCGACGGCGCGGCGATTCCTAAAGCCGTCGAGGAAAAAGCCGGCGCGTTGCTCGGCGCACTCTACGAAGAGGCATTGAAAGCCGCGCGCGACAGCCTGGATGGAGATCGGGAACAGGTTCGCGCCGACATGGCGGACGCCGAGCAGCGATTGCGGGACGCAACCGTCCGCCAGGAAACGCTCGAGGGAGCGCTCGCGCGCGGTGAAGCGAGAAACGAGCAATTGCAGGCGCGGGTGACCGAACTCGAGGTGCAGCTCGCGTCGCAAACCACCCACGGTTCGGCAAGCGAAGCCACGTTGCTCACCACAGTCGCCCGACTGGAAAAGGAACTGGCCGCGGCTGCCAGCCGGATCGATGCCGAACAGGCACAGAACGCCGCGCTGCGCGACCGCATCGATGCGCTGCAAGCCGAATTGCAGCAGCGCACCGAGCACTACGCGCAACAAATCAAGGATGCGGTGGCCGAAGCCGAACGCCGTGTCAAGCCGATGCTGGTCGAACTGGACTCGTTGCGCAGCATGGCGTCGACCTACCAGAGCGGGTTGCGCGACGTTCAGCGCAAGGAGTTCGATTTCCTGCAGCAATTGAGCTCGGCGAAGGCGCGTGCCGACCGGCTCGAAGAACAGTTGCGCGCCCAGAGCGACGAACTGGACCGCGCAACGCGCGACATGAGCTCGTTGCGTGCGAACCGCGGAATGAATCCGGAAATCGCCGGGTTGCTGCGGCGCCTGGCCGACGCCGGACAACTGGATGCGGATGCGTATGCCGCGATCGGCACCTCGCTGGATCACGAGATTCCGGCGCCGACCCGGTGCCCGCATTGCGATGGCGAGCCGGAACTGTCACATGGCGACGAGGGTTTCGAAGTCACGTGCCCCGAGTGCGAGCACGCGTCGGGCGCATGGCCGTCCCGCTTCGAAGCCGCCGCGCGTTTCGCGCATACCTGA